Within the Vanessa cardui chromosome 6, ilVanCard2.1, whole genome shotgun sequence genome, the region gtgacTACGAGACGTTAATCATACCGGAGATTTAATTTTGGACCTTAAATTCCTCTTACTGGGGTAAAAGGAGTTTAAGGTCCCTTTTACATtaacaacataaataataacaaatgtttatttaatgtattatctgtattaataattttgcgCAGGTTAACAAAAGATCAAAATCTATATTCACAATTATAGATcgttgaaaaattattaataagtcgACATGTCGTGATGTCGATATCAatccataaaattcaatgatatgAACTGGCAGCTATGTTTGACATTTACGGGTGTGTTCAGTAAGTGTGTTCCTAATAATAATTGCGTGCACGGGTACATTAAACTCAATATAAACTTAATcacaatatatacttaattaacaaataatatattttattcgtttaattagtttttcatctaataataaataataaaatgaagttcatatttatgttaaacttttaatatttataaataagttaaaaattcattaataaaaataatcacataCGGAGgaaacatattttgtttgtttgtttattaattaatactaaaaacaTCAAGTTAGTGTTTGTTGATTTGGAtgtggtatatttaaaaatttaattgaatatagttGACGATATAAGTAAGGTATACAAAACCActgtaaaatatacattcatattCGGgggtaattgtttttttactgaataaaagaaatattttcattttattatttaatatttttacataatctgCGTTTCGTCGTTCATATACAAATAGCATTCtaggataataaataaaattacttttgttttCAACGTACGCGCAGCTGATAATGTTCACCTACCATGTGCGTGACCTTAGGTCAGACAATATTTAAACTGACGTTGCAAAATCTAGAGGCAAGCCTTGACCCGTGTTCGCgtatcatttttttcttaactatttaatttataatttataaatgttaatttaaaattatccaaTTATAAATATCcaacattgataaaatatattagaaaaagtactattaccaatttaaaaacatgatatatattataataggcaTGATGACACATTTTGAAAAACTATCTTATAATGTTCGAAAACATacattatgaatgaatgaatatcatatttttggtttcagtttatttttagtaGGAAAAGAGgacatttaagtttttaaatttaaaattcgcaCCAAAACACAAGCCGTCGCCGTGGCGTCGCTAGTGACGTCACGGTTGAGTAGTGCACTAGCTAGTATAAGTGTATTAAGTGTATATCTATGCCACAGAATAAACTTGTACTCAAAGGTAACGTCATTTGCTGCgattgatgtttaaaataatatggtgAATTGCCAAAATtcgtagttttattttatcgaaatatttatcaatccaACTCTCAACGAAAGAATAAATAGTTGTTTAGTACTTCATAATACAAGTTTCATTAAATCGATGCAATTGTTTAGTGATTTTCAAATACTGTCATCATGtctattatttaactatatataattattgccCCTTCGTAATACtgatcttatttataattattaattgattaagggccttcatttaaatattaattggtaTTCATTTGAATTACAGAGGCTGTCACTGCACATCGCGGTGGTCCTGTTCGCGGTGTACCAAACCTGCAGAGCGGACCGGCTAAACCGTGCTATCCCAAGCAATCCAAATCAAAACTATGCTGTCCTAGGTTCACCTATATCGGCGGATTTAAATGAGGATGGATACTTTTACCCTAAGCCGAAAATACCATTCCCACCACCACCACCAGTAACCAGACCGCCACCGCCACCAACAAGACCGCCACCACCACCGACAACTCGGCCACCACCTCCTCCACCACCACCAACAACTCGGCCACCACCTCCGCCACCACCACGTCCTACTCGGCCACCTCCACCACCACCGACTCGGCCACCTACTACGGATGACGGATATGTGTATGAGAAGCCTCGCATACCTTTCCCACCTCCCCCAAAATCTACACTTCCACCGCCACCACCACCCCCACCAACAACTAGACCCCCACCTCCTCCACCTCCACCGACTACTAGACCTCCTCCACCACCACCTCCTCCTACTACTAGACCTCCACCACCACCAACAACTAGACCAACCCCACCACCACCTACTAGACCTCCACCGTCAACAAATGGATACTATTACAGCACTCCGAGAGTTCCATTCCCTCCTTCAACAAGACCACCACCACCGTCAACTCCAAGAACAAGACCGCCTCCTCCACCTACTCAACCACCTACGTATTTACCACCTACTACGAGACGGCCACCTCCTCCACCACCGACAACTAGACCTCCGCCACCTCCTCCACCACCAACAACTAGACCACCACCACCTCCGCCACCACCAACAACTAGACCACCACCACCTCCGCCACCACCAACGACCAGACGGCCACCAACAACAACGACTAGGGCACCAACATACAGTACAATATTAGACAACTTCAGAACAACTGGCTATGAATATCCAACTCCTAAAGTGCCGTTCACGTTTCCAACTAGACCACCACCACCTCCGACTACGCAGAAAACTGTAACATATTTACCCCCAACGCGGCCTCCAACAAGACCTCCACCACCACCCAGTCGTCCATCAACTTATTTACCGCCACCTACGACGAGAAGAACTCCGCCTCCCACACAGCCTCCAACAAGACCACCACCTCCGCCCACTCGTCCAGCAACTTATTTACCGCCACCGACGACGAGAAGACCTCCGCCACCCACACAGCCTCCAACAAGACCACCTCCACCACCCACACGTCCATCAACTTATTTACCACCACCAACTACGAGAAGAACTCCGCCACCTACGCAGCCTCCAACAACACGACCGCCACCACCAACGCGTCCGTCAACATACTTACCTCCTCCAACCACAAGAAGGGTTCCTCCCACACGACCACCGACACGACCACCCGTACCCATAACTACGAGACCACCAACATACTCAACAATTATACCTGACTTTAGAACTACTGGATACGATTACCCAACTCCAAAGGTACCGTTTACCGTGCCAACAAGACCACCTACAACTCGCCCGCCACCTGTTTACATTCCTCCATCAACTACAAGAGCTCCTCCTGTGTATTTACCACCTTCTACAACTCGAGCTCCACCTGTGTATATACCGCCTTCGACAACTCGAGCTCCACCAGTTTATATTCCACCATCAACAACAAGGGCCCCTCCCGTGTATATACCGCCTTCTACAACACGAGCTCCTCCAGTGTATTTACCACCTTCCACTACCCGAGCTCCTCCAGTTTACATTCCACCATCAACTACAAGGGCCCCGCCAGTATATGTGCCACCTTCTACGACTCGAGCGCCACCAGTTTACATACCCCCTTCAACTACAAGGGCTCCAGTGTACATACCGCCTTCTACTACGAGGGTACCATACACGACACGGCCGCCATTCGTTCCCGACCAAGGATACTTCTACGACAAACCTTCGGTACCTTTTGTGTTCTAATCtagtgtaaaaatgttattaagatgccataactattaaataatattattattgtgatacCAAACTGAGTGCTGAGCGCAacatattgttgttgttgttttcatGTACGTAAATGTTGATGTATTGATTTGTTAAATCTAATAGTAAAGTTAAAAGGGATGTTGTtgcgaaatttatttaaaccaatGTTGCACTCCTGCTTTgtaaatgtacaaaatatttcattaatctaTTGAtgtgtttatgtataaaatatatataaataactattattataatactcaaAAGTCTCGAATGCGAAATCGCCACTGCCTTAATCTATTTTTAagattgtaaaattatattttttaaataaaaataaattttaaaatatttctttttttttacttgttacCAACTTTAAcattctattctttttaatttacttaacatttactatttttgtttaaataatcccAAAGTCTTCAGCAGAGACGAGAGcttcagaaaatattttttacagtctacagagttttattttctttacaattatttaaatgacaacTGCACTTTTTtgacaaatg harbors:
- the LOC124530557 gene encoding proline-rich extensin-like protein EPR1, with amino-acid sequence MRLSLHIAVVLFAVYQTCRADRLNRAIPSNPNQNYAVLGSPISADLNEDGYFYPKPKIPFPPPPPVTRPPPPPTRPPPPPTTRPPPPPPPPTTRPPPPPPPRPTRPPPPPPTRPPTTDDGYVYEKPRIPFPPPPKSTLPPPPPPPPTTRPPPPPPPPTTRPPPPPPPPTTRPPPPPTTRPTPPPPTRPPPSTNGYYYSTPRVPFPPSTRPPPPSTPRTRPPPPPTQPPTYLPPTTRRPPPPPPTTRPPPPPPPPTTRPPPPPPPPTTRPPPPPPPPTTRRPPTTTTRAPTYSTILDNFRTTGYEYPTPKVPFTFPTRPPPPPTTQKTVTYLPPTRPPTRPPPPPSRPSTYLPPPTTRRTPPPTQPPTRPPPPPTRPATYLPPPTTRRPPPPTQPPTRPPPPPTRPSTYLPPPTTRRTPPPTQPPTTRPPPPTRPSTYLPPPTTRRVPPTRPPTRPPVPITTRPPTYSTIIPDFRTTGYDYPTPKVPFTVPTRPPTTRPPPVYIPPSTTRAPPVYLPPSTTRAPPVYIPPSTTRAPPVYIPPSTTRAPPVYIPPSTTRAPPVYLPPSTTRAPPVYIPPSTTRAPPVYVPPSTTRAPPVYIPPSTTRAPVYIPPSTTRVPYTTRPPFVPDQGYFYDKPSVPFVF